A region of Deltaproteobacteria bacterium DNA encodes the following proteins:
- a CDS encoding radical SAM protein produces MIFCFCGVTKSRREQFARHLQGRGTGRSSQHSGPAAKRAPIEFFRRCRAIPRRETAQVEARFRAPKRGRNAGRRPGNWLVSSGGETLRELAPPLRRGRAMQLSRFVVAYENVRPGEHVLYSVIEDRYAGIDEATLRAIARWSAGNQPATADEREARDALVEDGFLVSNRLEDDVRVRAYLDKASEGVPGTMYVTLMPTLQCNLACNYCFQKEHPSFTKMSAPTEDATLEWLLRQVDERGLRTLQVHYFGGEPTTRKDYCLRTAQVLSASMKARGGTFRWDMTTNGIQLDVEFARKMHSFGPGAFKVTLDGDKETHDRMRVYRDGRGTFDVIFDNVVALAQAGCKVFVGGHFFPDQAASFEALLDRFEKSGVAPLLAGVMFRPMVDTQQRSKGTCTGCSEKQETQTLVQLNASIERRKMTPTAHQGRTLEGLLGPCELHWKNNYTIDPEGRVYKCPVVAGLPGLEVAHVASSAPEKVAPLVELRPWEKCGDCPYLPVCVGGCLGGKFLKTGRRDEVACKKDMFESSFRESVVHRYLTEFPQPEWTETA; encoded by the coding sequence ATGATCTTTTGCTTTTGCGGAGTCACGAAATCGCGTCGCGAGCAATTCGCGCGCCACCTTCAGGGCCGGGGAACTGGCCGCTCCAGCCAGCACTCTGGCCCCGCGGCGAAGCGCGCACCGATTGAGTTCTTTCGGCGTTGCCGCGCGATCCCGCGCCGCGAAACCGCGCAGGTCGAGGCCCGGTTCCGAGCCCCGAAGCGCGGCCGGAACGCTGGCCGCCGGCCCGGAAACTGGCTCGTCTCCTCTGGGGGAGAGACGCTGAGAGAGCTGGCACCACCGTTGCGTAGGGGTCGCGCAATGCAGCTCTCCCGATTCGTGGTCGCCTACGAGAACGTTCGGCCGGGCGAGCACGTCCTCTACAGCGTGATCGAGGATCGCTACGCCGGCATCGACGAAGCGACGCTCCGCGCCATCGCTCGGTGGTCCGCGGGGAATCAGCCGGCGACGGCGGACGAGCGCGAAGCGCGGGACGCGCTGGTCGAAGACGGATTTCTCGTAAGCAATCGCCTCGAGGACGATGTCAGGGTCCGCGCATACCTGGACAAGGCGAGCGAAGGCGTCCCCGGCACGATGTACGTGACCTTGATGCCAACGCTGCAGTGCAACCTCGCCTGCAACTATTGCTTCCAGAAGGAGCACCCGTCGTTCACCAAGATGTCGGCGCCGACCGAGGATGCAACGCTGGAGTGGCTCCTGCGCCAGGTCGACGAGCGCGGACTGCGCACGCTGCAGGTCCATTACTTCGGCGGCGAGCCCACCACGCGCAAGGACTACTGCCTGCGCACCGCGCAGGTGCTGTCCGCTTCGATGAAGGCCCGAGGCGGCACGTTCCGCTGGGACATGACCACGAACGGCATCCAGCTCGACGTGGAGTTCGCCCGGAAGATGCATTCCTTCGGCCCCGGCGCCTTCAAGGTCACTCTCGACGGCGACAAGGAAACGCACGACCGGATGCGCGTCTATCGCGACGGCCGCGGCACCTTCGACGTGATCTTCGACAACGTCGTTGCGCTCGCCCAGGCCGGGTGCAAGGTGTTCGTCGGGGGGCACTTCTTCCCCGACCAGGCGGCCTCGTTCGAAGCGCTGCTCGATCGGTTCGAGAAGAGCGGCGTCGCGCCGCTCCTTGCCGGAGTGATGTTCCGGCCGATGGTCGACACGCAGCAACGCAGTAAAGGCACTTGCACCGGCTGCAGCGAAAAGCAGGAGACGCAGACGCTGGTGCAGCTCAACGCGTCGATCGAGCGCCGGAAGATGACGCCGACTGCTCATCAGGGCAGGACGCTCGAAGGCCTCCTCGGGCCCTGCGAGCTGCACTGGAAGAACAACTACACCATCGATCCCGAAGGCCGCGTGTACAAATGCCCGGTGGTCGCCGGGCTCCCGGGACTCGAGGTCGCGCACGTTGCGTCCTCGGCACCCGAGAAGGTGGCGCCGCTCGTCGAGCTGAGGCCTTGGGAAAAATGCGGCGATTGCCCGTATCTCCCGGTGTGCGTCGGCGGGTGCCTGGGCGGGAAGTTCCTGAAGACTGGCCGCCGCGACGAAGTCGCCTGCAAGAAGGACATGTTCGAGTCGAGTTTCCGCGAGAGCGTCGTCCACCGCTACCTCACGGAGTTCCCGCAACCGGAGTGGACGGAAACAGCCTGA